Proteins from one Streptomyces sp. NBC_00390 genomic window:
- a CDS encoding anthranilate synthase family protein, with protein MPISRLLDDDCPPFALLRRRTPGRDHDTVEVLIGRVHTAERLADIPVTDRPSLALVPFRQIAERGFDVRDDGTPLSVLVADECQELPLAEALEVLPKHAVQVEDGSFDVGDEEYAGIVRRVVEDEIGQGEGANFVIRRTFTGQIPGFGRADALALFRRLLAGERGAYWTFVVHTGTRTLVGASPEVHVRMSGGTVVMNPISGTFRYPPEGPTPEALLGFLADRKEREELSMVVDEELKMMCTVGDMGGVVIGPRLKEMAHLAHTEYELRGRTSLDVREVLRETMFAATVTGSPVQNACRVIERHEVGGRGYYAGALALIGTDAGGSQTLDSPILIRTADIDAAGGLRVPVGATLVRHSDPAGEVAETHAKAAGVLAALGVRPGRGDEQQAVPRLAEDPRVREALDARRADLAPFWLRMQDRSAPTGRRALVVDGEDTFTAMLAHLLRSTGLEVTVLRYDEPGLQERVRAHDGPVVLGPGPGDPADADDPKMRLLRTLTAELLREHGSGLLGVCLGHELIAAELGLDIVRKDAPYQGAQERIEFFGREETVGFYNSFTARCDETAAARLLARHAVEVSRDGVTGDVHGLRGEAFASVQFHPESVLTLDGAGIVAELLAGVPLGQR; from the coding sequence ATGCCCATCAGCAGACTCCTCGACGACGACTGCCCGCCCTTCGCCCTGCTGCGCCGCCGCACACCGGGCCGTGACCACGACACCGTCGAGGTACTGATCGGCCGGGTCCATACGGCCGAGCGCCTCGCCGACATCCCGGTCACCGACCGTCCCTCGCTCGCCCTGGTCCCGTTCCGCCAGATCGCGGAACGCGGCTTCGACGTACGCGACGACGGCACGCCGCTGTCGGTGCTGGTCGCCGACGAGTGCCAAGAACTGCCGCTCGCCGAGGCCCTCGAGGTCCTGCCGAAGCATGCCGTACAGGTGGAGGACGGAAGCTTCGACGTCGGCGACGAGGAGTACGCCGGCATCGTCCGCCGGGTCGTGGAGGACGAGATCGGCCAGGGCGAGGGCGCGAACTTCGTCATCCGCCGCACCTTCACCGGACAGATCCCCGGCTTCGGCCGGGCCGACGCGCTGGCGCTGTTCCGGCGGCTGCTGGCGGGCGAGCGGGGCGCGTACTGGACCTTCGTCGTGCACACGGGCACGAGGACGCTCGTCGGCGCGAGCCCCGAGGTCCATGTGCGGATGAGCGGCGGCACGGTCGTGATGAACCCCATCAGCGGTACGTTCCGCTATCCGCCCGAGGGTCCGACCCCCGAGGCGCTGCTCGGCTTCCTCGCCGACCGCAAGGAGCGCGAGGAGCTCTCCATGGTCGTCGACGAGGAGCTGAAGATGATGTGCACCGTGGGCGACATGGGCGGCGTCGTGATCGGGCCGCGGCTCAAGGAGATGGCCCATCTGGCGCACACCGAGTACGAGTTGCGGGGCCGTACGTCGCTGGATGTGCGGGAGGTGCTGCGGGAGACCATGTTCGCCGCCACGGTGACCGGATCCCCGGTACAGAACGCCTGCCGGGTCATCGAGCGCCATGAGGTGGGCGGCCGCGGCTACTACGCGGGCGCGCTGGCGCTGATCGGCACGGACGCGGGCGGTTCGCAGACCCTCGACTCCCCCATCCTGATCCGTACCGCCGACATCGACGCCGCGGGCGGGCTGCGGGTGCCGGTCGGCGCGACACTGGTGCGGCACTCCGACCCGGCGGGCGAGGTCGCCGAGACGCACGCCAAGGCGGCCGGCGTACTGGCCGCTCTGGGGGTGCGGCCCGGCCGCGGGGACGAGCAGCAGGCCGTGCCGCGCCTTGCCGAAGATCCTCGGGTACGGGAGGCACTCGACGCCCGGCGCGCCGATCTCGCGCCGTTCTGGCTGCGGATGCAGGACCGGTCCGCGCCGACCGGCAGGCGCGCCCTGGTCGTCGACGGCGAGGACACGTTCACCGCGATGCTGGCGCATCTGCTGCGTTCGACCGGCCTGGAGGTGACCGTGCTGCGCTACGACGAGCCGGGCCTGCAGGAGCGCGTGCGCGCGCACGACGGGCCGGTGGTGCTCGGCCCCGGCCCCGGTGATCCGGCCGACGCGGACGACCCGAAGATGCGCCTCCTCAGGACGCTCACCGCCGAGTTGCTGCGCGAGCACGGCAGCGGGCTGCTGGGGGTGTGCCTCGGCCATGAGCTGATCGCGGCGGAACTGGGCCTGGACATCGTCCGCAAGGACGCGCCGTACCAGGGTGCGCAGGAGCGGATCGAGTTCTTCGGCCGCGAGGAGACGGTCGGCTTCTACAACAGCTTCACGGCGCGCTGCGACGAGACGGCGGCGGCGCGGCTGCTGGCGCGGCACGCGGTGGAGGTCAGCCGGGACGGGGTGACGGGCGATGTCCACGGGCTGCGCGGAGAGGCGTTCGCCTCGGTGCAGTTCCACCCCGAGTCGGTGCTGACGCTGGACGGCGCGGGCATCGTGGCCGAACTGCTCGCGGGGGTTCCCCTGGGGCAGCGGTAA
- a CDS encoding class II 3-deoxy-7-phosphoheptulonate synthase, whose protein sequence is MATWRDLPAAQQPEYPDAEALRDVIADLASYPPLVFAGECDQLRARMGAVARGEAFLLQGGDCAESFDAVGAEHVRAKLKTLLQMGAVLTYAASVPVVKVGRIAGQYSKPRSKPTETRDGVTLPTYRGDSVNGFDFTEEARFPDPERLKRMYNASASTLNLVRAFTTGGYADLRQVHAWNQDFVKSSPSGQRYEQLAREIDNALNFMKACGTDPAEFRTVEFYASHEALLLDYESALTRVDSRTGQLYDVSGHMVWIGERTRQLDGAHIEFASKIRNPIGIKLGPTTTVDDALQYIDRLDPDREPGRLTFIVRMGADKVRDKLPELVEKVTASGATVAWVTDPMHGNTFEAASGHKTRRFDDVLDEVKGFFEVHKALGTHPGGIHVELTGDDVTECVGGGDEIFVDDLHQRYETACDPRLNRSQSLDLAFLVAEMYRDQ, encoded by the coding sequence ATGGCGACCTGGCGAGACCTGCCCGCGGCGCAGCAGCCCGAGTACCCCGATGCCGAGGCTCTGCGCGATGTGATCGCGGACCTCGCGAGCTATCCCCCGCTCGTCTTCGCGGGCGAATGCGACCAGCTGCGCGCCCGTATGGGAGCCGTCGCCCGTGGTGAGGCGTTCCTGCTGCAGGGCGGCGACTGCGCCGAATCCTTCGACGCCGTCGGCGCGGAGCACGTCCGCGCGAAGCTCAAGACCCTGCTCCAGATGGGTGCGGTGCTGACGTACGCCGCGTCCGTGCCGGTCGTGAAGGTCGGCCGGATCGCCGGCCAGTACTCCAAGCCGCGCTCCAAGCCGACCGAGACCCGCGACGGCGTCACGCTCCCGACCTACCGGGGCGACTCCGTCAACGGCTTCGACTTCACCGAAGAGGCCCGCTTCCCGGACCCCGAGCGCCTCAAGCGGATGTACAACGCCTCCGCCTCGACGCTCAACCTGGTGCGCGCCTTCACCACCGGTGGTTACGCCGACCTGCGCCAGGTGCACGCCTGGAACCAGGACTTCGTGAAGTCGTCCCCGTCCGGCCAGCGCTACGAGCAGCTCGCCCGCGAGATCGACAACGCGCTGAACTTCATGAAGGCCTGTGGCACCGACCCGGCGGAGTTCCGCACGGTCGAGTTCTACGCCTCCCACGAGGCGCTGCTGCTGGACTACGAGTCGGCGCTGACCCGCGTGGACTCGCGCACGGGGCAACTCTACGACGTCTCGGGCCACATGGTCTGGATCGGCGAGCGCACCCGTCAGCTGGACGGCGCGCACATCGAGTTCGCGTCGAAGATCCGCAACCCGATCGGCATCAAGCTCGGCCCCACCACCACGGTCGACGACGCGCTGCAGTACATCGACCGCCTGGACCCGGACCGCGAGCCGGGCCGGCTGACCTTCATCGTCCGCATGGGCGCCGACAAGGTCCGGGACAAGCTCCCGGAGCTGGTCGAGAAGGTCACCGCCTCCGGTGCGACCGTCGCCTGGGTGACCGACCCGATGCACGGCAACACCTTCGAGGCGGCCTCCGGCCACAAGACCCGCCGCTTCGACGACGTGCTCGACGAGGTCAAGGGGTTCTTCGAGGTCCACAAGGCGCTGGGCACCCACCCGGGCGGCATCCATGTCGAGCTCACCGGTGACGACGTCACCGAGTGCGTGGGCGGCGGCGACGAGATCTTCGTCGACGATCTGCACCAGCGCTACGAGACGGCCTGTGACCCCCGGCTGAACCGCAGCCAGTCGCTGGACCTGGCCTTCCTGGTCGCGGAGATGTACCGCGACCAGTAG
- a CDS encoding (2Fe-2S)-binding protein, whose amino-acid sequence MNRVYVCSCFGITEKQVKEHAAAGACTPRQIASVSKAGTDCGSCVRRIQGILGRGACPRRELLDQGNGAVVLTADPESGRELGEAA is encoded by the coding sequence GTGAACCGCGTGTACGTCTGCTCGTGCTTCGGCATCACGGAGAAGCAGGTCAAGGAGCACGCGGCGGCCGGCGCCTGCACCCCCCGCCAGATCGCGTCCGTCTCGAAGGCCGGCACCGACTGCGGATCGTGCGTACGCAGGATCCAGGGGATCCTCGGCCGGGGCGCCTGCCCCCGCCGTGAACTGCTCGACCAGGGCAACGGCGCCGTCGTCCTGACCGCCGACCCCGAGTCCGGCCGTGAACTCGGCGAAGCCGCCTGA
- the bfr gene encoding bacterioferritin → MQGDPEVIEFLNEQLTAELTAINQYFLHAKMQENFGWTKLAKYTRAESFDEMKHAEVLTDRILFLEGLPNYQRLFHVRIGQTVTEMFQADRQVEVEAIDRLKRGIEVMRTKGDITSANIFESILADEEHHIDYLDTQLELVEKLGEALYIAQLIEQPES, encoded by the coding sequence ATGCAGGGCGATCCCGAGGTCATCGAGTTCCTCAATGAGCAGCTGACTGCCGAATTGACCGCGATCAACCAGTATTTCCTGCACGCGAAGATGCAGGAGAACTTCGGCTGGACGAAGCTCGCCAAGTACACCCGGGCCGAGTCCTTCGACGAGATGAAGCATGCGGAGGTCCTGACCGACCGCATCCTCTTTCTCGAGGGCCTGCCGAATTACCAGCGGTTGTTCCATGTGCGCATCGGGCAGACGGTCACCGAGATGTTCCAGGCCGACCGGCAGGTCGAGGTGGAGGCGATCGACCGCCTCAAGCGGGGCATCGAGGTCATGCGCACCAAGGGCGACATCACATCGGCGAACATCTTCGAGTCGATCCTCGCGGACGAGGAGCACCACATCGACTATCTCGACACCCAGCTCGAGCTGGTGGAGAAGCTCGGTGAGGCGCTGTACATCGCCCAGCTGATCGAGCAGCCGGAGAGCTAG
- a CDS encoding sulfite oxidase-like oxidoreductase, with the protein MGQPESREYRASEESGLPPGQRLQRGWPVTHYGPVPKFKPDRWEFRVFGATADGDKRCWNHEEFSALPFSTVVADLHCVTKFSMLGAEWGGVPARTIVELAPPAPAVTHVMVWAEYGFSANLRLSDFLAERTMFATHKDGELLTAEHGFPLRLVVPHLYAWKGPKWVRGVEYMTADRRGFWEERGYHNIGDPWREQRYSYQEEPGEGPEL; encoded by the coding sequence ATGGGTCAGCCGGAAAGCCGGGAATACCGCGCATCAGAGGAGTCCGGGCTTCCGCCGGGACAGCGACTGCAGCGAGGCTGGCCGGTCACCCACTACGGCCCCGTACCCAAGTTCAAGCCGGACCGCTGGGAGTTCAGGGTCTTCGGCGCCACCGCCGACGGTGACAAGCGCTGCTGGAATCACGAGGAATTCTCGGCACTGCCCTTTTCCACCGTCGTCGCCGATCTGCACTGCGTCACGAAATTCAGCATGCTGGGAGCCGAATGGGGCGGTGTGCCCGCCCGGACGATCGTCGAACTCGCCCCGCCGGCCCCGGCCGTCACCCATGTCATGGTGTGGGCCGAGTACGGCTTCAGCGCCAATCTCCGGCTTTCCGACTTCCTCGCCGAGCGCACGATGTTCGCCACCCACAAGGACGGTGAGCTGCTCACTGCGGAGCACGGCTTTCCGCTGCGGCTCGTGGTCCCGCATCTGTACGCCTGGAAGGGACCCAAATGGGTCCGGGGCGTGGAGTACATGACCGCCGACCGCCGCGGCTTCTGGGAGGAGCGCGGCTATCACAACATCGGCGACCCGTGGCGCGAGCAGCGCTACTCGTACCAGGAGGAGCCGGGGGAGGGTCCCGAGCTGTAA
- a CDS encoding DUF4396 domain-containing protein: MEHDTHTGHTAQHAPHEHHRPGPVSWPAAARATLHCLTGCAIGEVLGMVIGTALGWGNAPTMILAIALAFLFGYTLTLWAVTRAGLGLKAAIGVALAADTLSIIVMETVDNGVLLLVPGAMDAHLSDGLFWSTLALAFFAAFLITTPVNKWLIGRGKGHAVVHRYHR; encoded by the coding sequence ATGGAGCACGACACGCACACCGGGCACACCGCGCAGCACGCGCCCCACGAGCACCACCGCCCCGGACCCGTCAGCTGGCCTGCGGCCGCCCGGGCCACCCTGCACTGCCTCACCGGATGCGCCATCGGCGAGGTGCTCGGCATGGTCATCGGTACGGCGCTGGGCTGGGGCAACGCCCCGACGATGATCCTCGCGATCGCACTGGCGTTCCTCTTCGGCTACACCCTGACCCTCTGGGCGGTCACACGCGCGGGACTGGGCCTGAAGGCCGCCATCGGCGTCGCACTCGCCGCCGACACCCTCTCGATCATCGTGATGGAGACCGTCGACAACGGCGTCCTGCTGCTCGTCCCCGGCGCGATGGACGCCCACCTCTCGGACGGACTGTTCTGGAGCACCCTGGCCCTGGCCTTCTTCGCCGCCTTCCTGATCACCACACCCGTCAACAAGTGGCTGATCGGCCGCGGCAAAGGCCACGCCGTGGTCCACCGGTACCACCGCTGA
- a CDS encoding deoxyribonuclease IV: MRNPVGGHVPVAGGLARTGLAYARELEAETVQVFVANPRGWATPAGNPAQDELFRAECAADCMSAWVHAPYLINFGSHTEATAERSVESLRHSLRRGRQIGARGVVVHTGSATGGRSREVALAQVRERMLPLLDELTHDDDPFLLLESTAGQGFSLCSKASDFGPYFDALDHHPKLGVCLDTCHVFAAGHDLTGPDGMTRMLDQLVDTVGEGRLKLIHANDSKDVAGAHKDRHANIGAGHIGEEPFRALMSHPATEGVPLIIETPGGKEGHAADVARLKKLR, encoded by the coding sequence ATGCGCAACCCCGTCGGCGGCCATGTCCCCGTGGCCGGCGGTCTGGCGAGGACCGGGCTCGCCTACGCCCGGGAGCTGGAGGCGGAGACCGTCCAGGTCTTCGTCGCCAATCCGCGGGGGTGGGCGACGCCCGCAGGCAACCCCGCGCAGGACGAGCTGTTCCGCGCCGAGTGCGCCGCCGACTGCATGTCCGCGTGGGTCCATGCCCCGTATCTGATCAACTTCGGCTCGCACACCGAGGCCACGGCCGAAAGGTCGGTGGAGTCGCTGCGGCACTCGCTGCGCAGGGGGCGCCAGATCGGGGCGCGGGGCGTCGTGGTCCACACGGGCTCGGCGACCGGAGGCCGCTCCCGCGAGGTGGCGCTGGCGCAGGTCCGGGAGCGGATGCTGCCGCTGCTGGACGAGCTGACGCACGACGACGATCCGTTTCTGCTGCTGGAGTCGACGGCGGGCCAGGGCTTCTCGCTCTGCTCGAAGGCCTCGGACTTCGGTCCGTACTTCGATGCCCTTGACCACCATCCCAAGCTGGGCGTCTGTCTGGACACCTGTCATGTCTTCGCGGCCGGTCACGATCTGACCGGGCCGGACGGGATGACCCGGATGCTGGACCAGCTGGTGGACACGGTCGGCGAGGGACGGCTGAAGCTGATCCACGCCAATGACTCGAAGGACGTGGCGGGGGCGCACAAGGACCGTCACGCGAACATCGGCGCGGGTCACATCGGCGAGGAGCCGTTCCGCGCGCTCATGTCCCACCCGGCGACGGAGGGGGTGCCGCTGATCATCGAGACCCCCGGTGGCAAGGAAGGGCACGCGGCCGACGTGGCACGGTTGAAGAAGCTTCGCTGA
- the pknB gene encoding Stk1 family PASTA domain-containing Ser/Thr kinase, translated as MDTTLQDPLVGQVLDGRYRVDERIAVGGMATVYRAVDTRLDRVLALKVMHPDLATDASFVERFIREAKSVARLAHPNVVAVFDQGAEGAYVYLAMEYVAGCTLRDVVRERGALQPRAALDILEPVLAALGAAHRAGFVHRDMKPENVLIGDDGRVKVADFGLVRAVGSVTNTSGTVLGTVSYLAPEQIEHGTADTRADVYACGVVLYEMLTGTKPHTGDTPAQVLFQHLNEDVPAPSARFPGLAVELDELVSSATARNPDVRPYDAVALLAQVRGARAALSEEQLDAVSPQALAGEGGVLAAAPSEDRTDVIPRVVPHEEPGASHTARLAMPSAPPSAPPRPARPAVPRRGVIAAVVAVLLALGIGTGVWYINSGQFTRVPALIGKTEQDARQALKKAGLEVKQVRRDFSETAARGTVIRSEPGTNERIRGNGSVTIIVSRGPEIVKVPELKGKPLAQAQRELRKVGLAPGVITKRFDDGVPQGAVISTEPGAGSGRSPDTAVSLVVSKGTPIDVPDVTGESVQDATSTLEDAGLKVKVAAEQIHSPEDAGTVARQSAGEGSRLARGDTVTLTVSKGPRMIEVPDVVGDNVDDATSALESAGFEVEVEKNFPFLGDEVASQSVAGGDEAPEGSTITIKTKGL; from the coding sequence GTGGATACGACCCTTCAGGACCCCCTCGTCGGGCAGGTGCTCGACGGCCGCTACCGAGTCGATGAGCGCATCGCCGTCGGCGGCATGGCCACGGTCTACCGGGCCGTCGACACCCGTCTCGACCGGGTGCTCGCCCTCAAGGTGATGCACCCCGACCTCGCCACCGACGCCTCCTTCGTGGAGCGCTTCATCCGAGAGGCCAAGTCCGTGGCGCGGCTGGCCCACCCCAATGTGGTGGCGGTCTTCGACCAGGGAGCCGAGGGCGCGTACGTCTATCTGGCGATGGAGTACGTGGCCGGGTGCACGCTGCGCGACGTGGTGCGCGAGCGCGGGGCGCTCCAGCCGCGCGCCGCGCTCGACATCCTGGAGCCCGTGCTCGCGGCGCTCGGCGCCGCGCACCGGGCCGGGTTCGTGCACCGGGACATGAAGCCGGAGAACGTGCTGATAGGGGACGACGGCCGGGTGAAGGTCGCGGACTTCGGCCTCGTACGGGCGGTCGGCTCGGTGACCAACACCTCCGGCACGGTGCTCGGCACGGTCTCCTATCTCGCTCCCGAGCAGATCGAGCACGGCACCGCCGACACCCGCGCGGACGTGTACGCCTGCGGCGTCGTCCTCTACGAGATGCTGACCGGCACGAAGCCGCACACCGGTGACACACCGGCCCAGGTGCTCTTCCAGCACCTGAACGAGGACGTCCCGGCGCCCTCCGCACGCTTTCCCGGCCTCGCCGTCGAGCTCGACGAGCTGGTGTCGAGCGCCACGGCCCGCAACCCCGATGTGCGCCCGTACGACGCGGTGGCGCTGCTGGCCCAGGTACGGGGGGCGCGGGCGGCACTCAGCGAGGAGCAGCTGGACGCGGTGTCGCCGCAGGCGCTCGCCGGCGAGGGCGGCGTCCTGGCGGCGGCGCCCTCCGAGGACCGTACGGATGTGATCCCGCGGGTGGTGCCGCACGAGGAGCCGGGGGCCAGTCACACCGCCCGGCTGGCCATGCCGTCGGCGCCGCCGTCCGCACCGCCACGGCCGGCCCGCCCTGCCGTCCCCCGGCGGGGTGTGATCGCGGCGGTGGTCGCGGTACTGCTGGCCCTCGGGATCGGCACGGGTGTCTGGTACATCAACTCAGGACAGTTCACCCGCGTCCCGGCACTGATCGGCAAGACCGAGCAGGACGCCAGGCAGGCGCTGAAGAAGGCCGGACTCGAGGTGAAGCAGGTCCGCCGCGACTTCAGCGAGACGGCGGCACGCGGCACGGTCATCAGGTCCGAGCCCGGCACGAACGAGCGCATCCGCGGCAACGGCTCGGTGACGATCATCGTCTCGCGCGGCCCGGAGATCGTGAAGGTCCCCGAGCTGAAGGGCAAGCCGCTCGCCCAGGCGCAGCGCGAGCTGCGCAAGGTCGGACTCGCGCCGGGCGTGATCACCAAGCGGTTCGACGACGGGGTCCCGCAGGGCGCCGTGATCAGCACGGAGCCGGGCGCGGGCAGCGGCCGCAGCCCCGACACCGCGGTCTCACTGGTGGTCAGCAAGGGCACCCCGATCGACGTCCCGGACGTGACCGGGGAGTCCGTCCAGGACGCAACCAGCACGCTGGAGGACGCCGGGCTGAAGGTCAAGGTCGCCGCCGAGCAGATCCACTCGCCCGAGGACGCGGGCACGGTCGCGCGGCAGTCGGCGGGCGAGGGCAGCCGGCTCGCGCGCGGTGACACCGTCACGCTGACCGTCTCCAAGGGCCCGCGGATGATCGAGGTCCCCGATGTCGTCGGCGACAACGTGGACGACGCCACCAGCGCCCTGGAATCGGCAGGCTTCGAGGTGGAGGTCGAGAAGAACTTCCCGTTCCTCGGCGACGAGGTCGCGAGCCAGTCCGTGGCGGGCGGCGACGAGGCTCCCGAGGGCAGCACGATCACGATCAAGACCAAGGGACTGTAG
- a CDS encoding thiazole synthase yields MADDRLTIGGTTFTSRLIMGTGGAPSLDVLERSLVASGTELTTVAMRRLDPTVQGSVLSVLTRLGIQVLPNTAGCFTAGEAVLTARLAREALGTDWIKLEVVADERTLLPDPVELLDAAEVLVDDGFTVLPYTNDDPVLARKLEDVGCAAVMPLGSPIGSGLGIRNPHNFELIVEQARVPVVLDAGAGTASDAALAMELGCAAVMLASAVTRAQEPVLMAEAMRHAVEAGRLAYRAGRIPRRHFAEASSPHEGRAALDPERPAF; encoded by the coding sequence ATGGCCGACGACCGTCTCACCATCGGCGGAACCACCTTCACCTCCCGCCTGATCATGGGCACGGGCGGAGCGCCCAGCCTCGATGTGCTCGAACGTTCCCTGGTCGCGAGCGGCACCGAACTGACCACCGTTGCCATGCGCCGTCTCGACCCGACCGTCCAGGGCTCGGTGCTGTCCGTCCTGACCCGGCTGGGCATCCAGGTGCTGCCGAACACGGCGGGCTGTTTCACGGCCGGCGAGGCGGTGCTCACGGCCCGCCTCGCCCGCGAGGCCCTCGGCACCGACTGGATCAAGCTCGAGGTCGTCGCGGACGAGCGCACGCTGCTCCCCGACCCGGTCGAGCTGCTGGACGCGGCGGAGGTCCTGGTCGACGACGGGTTCACGGTGCTGCCGTACACGAACGACGATCCGGTGCTCGCGCGGAAGCTGGAGGACGTGGGCTGTGCGGCGGTCATGCCGCTGGGCTCACCGATCGGGTCCGGCCTCGGCATCCGCAATCCGCACAACTTCGAGCTGATCGTCGAGCAGGCGCGGGTACCGGTGGTGCTGGACGCGGGGGCGGGCACCGCTTCGGACGCGGCGCTGGCGATGGAGCTGGGATGCGCGGCGGTGATGCTGGCGTCGGCGGTCACGCGGGCGCAGGAACCGGTGCTGATGGCGGAGGCGATGCGGCACGCCGTGGAGGCCGGGCGCCTGGCGTACCGGGCCGGCCGGATCCCGCGGCGCCACTTCGCCGAGGCGTCCTCGCCCCACGAGGGGCGTGCGGCACTGGATCCGGAGCGGCCGGCGTTCTGA
- the thiS gene encoding sulfur carrier protein ThiS, which translates to MNVSVLKVSVNGEARECAAGTTLDALVAALTAAPSGVAAAVNETVVPRSRWAGTRLGDGDRVEVLTAVQGG; encoded by the coding sequence ATGAACGTCTCCGTACTGAAGGTGTCCGTCAACGGCGAGGCCCGCGAGTGCGCCGCCGGCACCACTTTGGACGCGCTCGTCGCCGCGCTCACGGCCGCCCCGTCCGGGGTCGCCGCCGCCGTCAACGAGACCGTCGTGCCGCGCAGCCGGTGGGCGGGCACCCGGCTCGGCGACGGAGACCGCGTCGAGGTCCTCACCGCCGTGCAGGGGGGCTGA
- the thiO gene encoding glycine oxidase ThiO produces MSRSPDVLVIGGGIIGLVTAWRAAQRGLRVTVADPQPGRGAAQVAAGMLAAVTELHYGEQTLLALNLESARRYPAFVAEIEDAAGERVGYRACGTLAVALDSDDRAHLRELHALQRRSGLDSQWLTGRECRRLEPMLAPGVRGGLRVDGDHQVDPRRLAAALLKACERAGVELRRTWAERLVVVGDRAVGATLADGSELGADQVVLAGGSLSGRLAGVPDDVLPPVRPVKGQVLRLTVPRAYAPFLSRTVRAVVRGSHVYLVPREDGELVVGATSEELGWDTTVTAGGVYELLRDAHELVPGITELPLTETLAGLRPGSPDNAPLLGPTALPGLLLATGHHRNGVLLTPVTGDALSAALTDGELPHEARPFTPRRFSPVPQEQPA; encoded by the coding sequence ATGTCTCGTTCACCAGACGTCCTTGTCATCGGGGGCGGAATCATCGGTCTGGTCACGGCCTGGCGGGCGGCGCAGCGCGGACTGCGTGTGACCGTCGCCGATCCGCAGCCCGGCCGCGGCGCCGCACAGGTCGCGGCCGGCATGCTCGCCGCCGTCACCGAACTCCACTACGGCGAGCAGACCCTGCTCGCCCTCAACCTCGAATCCGCGCGCCGCTACCCCGCGTTCGTCGCCGAAATCGAGGACGCCGCCGGCGAGCGGGTCGGCTACCGCGCCTGCGGCACACTCGCCGTCGCCCTCGACTCCGACGACCGCGCGCATCTGCGCGAACTGCACGCCCTGCAGCGCCGGTCGGGCCTCGATTCGCAGTGGCTGACGGGCCGCGAGTGCCGCCGCCTCGAGCCGATGCTCGCACCCGGTGTGCGCGGCGGCCTTCGGGTGGACGGTGACCACCAGGTCGATCCGCGGCGGCTGGCGGCGGCTCTGCTCAAGGCCTGTGAGCGGGCCGGCGTCGAACTGCGCCGTACGTGGGCCGAACGCCTCGTGGTGGTCGGCGACCGGGCGGTGGGCGCGACGCTCGCCGACGGGTCGGAGCTCGGCGCGGACCAGGTGGTGCTGGCGGGCGGCAGCCTGAGCGGCCGGCTGGCGGGCGTACCGGACGATGTGCTGCCCCCGGTGCGGCCGGTGAAGGGCCAGGTGCTGCGGCTGACCGTACCGCGCGCGTACGCGCCGTTCCTGTCGCGCACCGTGCGGGCGGTGGTGCGCGGCAGCCACGTCTATCTCGTGCCGCGCGAGGACGGCGAGCTGGTCGTCGGCGCGACCAGCGAGGAGCTCGGCTGGGACACGACCGTCACCGCGGGCGGGGTGTACGAGCTCCTGCGCGACGCCCACGAGCTCGTGCCCGGGATCACCGAGCTGCCCCTCACCGAGACGCTCGCCGGGCTGCGGCCGGGGTCCCCCGACAACGCCCCGCTGCTCGGCCCGACCGCTCTGCCCGGTCTGCTGCTGGCCACCGGCCACCACCGCAACGGGGTGCTGCTCACGCCGGTCACCGGCGATGCGCTGTCCGCCGCGCTGACGGACGGCGAACTGCCGCACGAGGCCCGCCCCTTCACGCCCCGCCGCTTCTCCCCCGTCCCCCAGGAGCAGCCCGCATGA